The Bacillus oleivorans genomic sequence TATTCATGCTTCCAATAATCGAAAACCGGATAAAGAAGAAACAATTATTATTATGGCTGCTCTTTTAGGAATGGGAATGAATATTGGTTTAAGCAAAATGGCTGAAGCAACACCCGGACTTACATATAAGCAATTGGCCAATGTATCACAATGGCGCATGTATGAAGATGCAATGAATAAAGCCCAAGCCGTATTAGTAAATTTTCATCACAAATTGCAATTGTCCTCCTATTGGGGAGACGGTACAACATCCTCGTCCGATGGTATGAGAATGCAGATAGGCGTTTCATCGCTACATGCAGATGCAAACCCACATTATGGAACTGGAAAAGGAGCCACCATCTATCGTTTTACAAGTGATCAATTTTCTTCTTATTACACAAAGATTATTCATACTAATTCAAGGGATGCGATTCATGTTTTGGATGGTTTGTTACACCATGAGACGGATCTAAATATAGTAGAGCATTAACAGACACATCTGGTTACACAGACCAAATATTCGGACTGACCCATTTATTAGGATTTAAATTTGCTCCAAGAATACGAGATTTATCAGACTCGAAATTATTTACAATAGATAAGGCAAGTGAGTATCCAAAATTAGAAGTCATTTTACGTGGACAAATAAATACAAAGGTCATTAAAGAGAATTATGAGGATGTTTTGCGATTAGCGCATTCTATAAGGGAAGGAACAGTTTCAGCATCCCTTATTATGGGGAAATTAGGTTCTTATTCAAGACAAAACAGCTTGGCTACAGCCTTACGTGAGATGGGCCGAATAGAAAAAACGATCTTTATTTTGAATTATATTTCGGATGAATCATTAAGAAGAAAAATACAAAAAGGATTGAATAAAGGAGAAGCCATGAATGGACTGGCAAGAGCTATTTTCTTCGGAAAACAAGGCGAGCTTAGGGAACGAACCATACAGCATCAATTGCAAAGGGCCAGTGCCTTAAACATAATTATCAATGCCATCAGTATCTGGAATACTTTACATCTAACAAAGGCAGTTGAATATCAAAAACGGTCAGGTAGTTTTAATGAAGAATTATTGCACCATATGTCACCTCTAGGTTGGGAACATATTAATTTACTTGGAGAATACCATTTTAATTCGGAGAAAATGGTCTCGTTAGATTCTTTAAGACCATTGAAACTTTCTTAACGTTGTTAAAACTGGGGGAATCGTCTTGAAAATGGGCTTAGCGTTGTAAATCCGCATTTTCCTGACGCTACCCCTATAATAAAACCATATAAATAATGGTCAACCAGAAAAATCTGGCTGACCTTATAATACGAACGGGCAGTTTAGTTTAAAAAGGGTTTTCCCTCTACTATAGTGAATAATTAATATTTGTAAGTATCCTGAAAAAATAAGGAGTTGGTTTATTGTGTGTGGGATTAGAAACTAAACACAAAAAAAGAGATTTAGAAATTCCGAGGTATCGTCAAAAATTATTAAATGCAATTGAACAAGATTTACTAAACGATGCAAATGTATTATCTGTTTTTTATGGAGGCTCAATAGGAAATCAAAATACAGACTTATATTCTGATATCGACCTCCGTATAGTGGTTAAAGATGAAGTATTTGATGAGTATAGGTTGAATAAAAAAGAGAGAGCTAAAAACTGGGGTAAAGTTTTATTTTATGAAGACTTCCCTTGGGCGACTTATAGCGTTGCACATTACGATTCATTTATTAAAGTGGATTCATTTTATTATAAAATTAAGGACATTAAGCCATCAGTTTGGCTAAAGAATATAAAAATTGTTCACGATACTACTGGATTGATAGAAGATGTATTAGAAAAATCAATGGGTTTATCTTATAAGCCGTCTGTACAAGATATAGAGATTTGGAGATCGAAATTTTTTGCATATGTTCACGAAGCATATAGGAGAGTAATGAGAAAAGAAATATATTATGCCCTGCATTGTTTAGACAATTTACGCTTGTCAATGACCACTGCTTGGTATATGGAAGCTGGGATACAGCCAAATACATTCGGTGATTGGGCGAAGTTAGAAGGTAAAAGAAGTCAACTATACGATTGGCAGTTATCACTTTTAGAACAATGGTTTAGTAGTAGAGAACCTTATGAAATAATTAAAGTGATACAAAATATTTTTCCAGAATTTAAAAGAGTCCATAAAAGTCTATGTAACAAACTTGGGCTAGAAGAAGATCCTGAATGGGTTGATGAAATACTAAATATGGTCTAATAAACATAAGTAAAAGGCAGTGAATGGCTGCCTTTTTGTAGTTAGAAAAACATATTAAGCTTATGTCAGCTTTTAAAAAAACAGCTCGTTGACGTTCTTTTTCTCCTTTAAAATAGCCGTTAGTTTAAAAAAGATTTGTTCAAAATTTCGCTAAGTTTATTTAGTATAAGGCGCTTAATACAAAAGCTTTAAGAGGTTTTCCGACAATCTCTTATTAATCAGGGGGATAGAAATAGTGATTGAATTAAAACAAGTTACTCCTAATGAAATCTTATCTAATCGCTATCGCTTAGATGAGTATTTTAGAGAAAAGTTTAGTCTTTTAGTAGATGAAAATTCTTGGTTAACTAAATGGGAACATTTGGTCCAACGATTTCAGTTGCATAAATTTAAAGACCTGTCAAAGCAAGAAATCTCCCTCCTACAATGGGATACCGACCAAATAAAAGCTAAAGTCGAAGAGACTGTTAATAATGTTAACCAGCACCTTATCTTTAACGAAATACAAATTACTATTGTACCTGCATTACTTTTGCCTTTCTTTAAAGATCAACACCAATCTCTGTGGACTAATGCTTTTACTAATGGTCCAGGCAACATTATTATCGCGATCCCTCCTAAACCAGACATAGATTTTTTTCAATATTTATTAGCACACGAATTACATCACGCTACACCAGAAAATCCAATATATAACTTATCTTTTGAAACATTTACATTAGAAGAGTGGTATAAAATGGAGGGAACAGCTGAATATTTTAGTCTCTCCTTATACCCAGACAAGAGGTGGTGGAAAGATAACTTTTCAAATGAGGTAGAGGTAAAATATTGGAGCGAGTGTAAAGATTACCTTAAAACTACGGATGATAACATAAAGAGCAAATTATGCTTTGGAAGTGTTAAAATGGGAATCCCTGTTTTTGCAGGATATTCATTTGCCTTGAAACTTGTATCAAACTTCATATCAACTAATCAAGTAAAAGAAATTAGGCAGCTCTTTAAGGTGGAACCATCTGTGTTTATTGAAAACTATAAAAGAAAGATCCAATAAATCGATTTGGTTCAGCAAATGTTTGCATGATCGAAGAATGATTAACGCTTTTTTGTTGAACTTGTTGAGATTACGGGAGGTTAGTTCAACAAAGGTTTTTAAGTCCTTTCAAGATTAAATCAAACTTTTGTGATTTTTTTAAAAAAAGTAAGGGGTGTTTAGATGTTTCAATGGTTGTATGAAACGTTCTTTGCTCGAACTTATGCGGTTTTTACTACTTTAGATGCAGGGGAACTTTTAAAGGCAAAAGAAAAATTACAAAGTGCAGGGATAAAAAAATTTAAAGTGATAAGTGGGAGTAATCATGGTTTAAGATTTGCTGCTCTTGGTGGAACCCCACATACAATAAAGGTATTTAAGAAGGATTATGAAAGGGCAAAAGAGGTTTTAAGAACTCGTAAAATGTGATTATGTATAAATACTTACTCAACTAACGGGTAGCGATTGTTCAATAAAAGTGGTTTCCCCCTTTCTTATTGAAGTAACGGAGCAGGATTGTTTAATAAGGACAATTTAAATAAGAAAATTTTTACAGAAGGAGGGATTATTATGAAAATTAAAACAGTATTAATTCAAAACATTTTGCTTGTCTTAGGTGTAGCAGCAATCTATGAATTTAGAGCAGTTGAAAGACTATACTCAATGTTTCAAGCTCGTGAAAATGGGTTCCCCATATTAGATGGAGAAGGTATTGTAATAACTTTTTTAGGTATTCAATTTAATGATGATGGTGTTCATTGGACAGAGGTTATGGCAACAGGCTATGTATTTCTAACTTTGGGAATCATTTTAATTGTAGCATCAATTGGCATTCTTTTATGGAAGCTAAGAGGTACATCGCAATCTCGATAAAACAAATTCTTATTCAAGTAACGGGTGCGTAGTTTCAGAACATCAAAACGGTGGTCCTTTTTATACTGCCCTCAAGAATTCCACTGTGGTTTTATTTGATTTTTTGCACGCTGAAATAAGCATTTGTTCCACCTGTTTTTCAAAGGATAAATGCTTGTCTATTTCCAACCACCTAAACCAATAAAGGTAGTTATCTAAATACTTGGTCGCAACCCCCTGAAAGCGTCTCATCCAAGTCTTTAATCTGCTATGGAAGTTGTTAACATTCTGGATATGATAAATACCTTTTTTCACCCGCTGTTTCTTTCGGTCGTTGATGGTCTCGTGCTGTAATCCTTTCAACTTAGCAAATTTCTTATAGTTCGTAGCCGTGTCGGTGCAAAGAAAAGATTTTAGGTCGATATATTTTCCGATTACGGCATCAATTTCTTCTGCTTTTACACGACCAGTTCCAGCCTTCAAAGCAATCATATTACGATTCGGTCTTGAGCGACAACAACAGCAATCTTAAGGTCGGATATCCCTCTTTTTTCATCTTTGGTAGCTCGTTTTTTCGGTACCCGATGCGTTACTTTTCTCCCCTTCATTGACTCGCGGAAGAATGTTTCATCGCTCTCAACAATGCCTTGTAGTTGGTTAAAGTCTAAGGAGCGTAAAGCATACAAAACTTTATGCCTCCAATAAAAGGCAGTAGAAATATGGATATCCAGTCTTTTAGCGATTTTTGGCAATGTGTATCCTTCCACCATCATTTCCATAAACTTCACCCATTTTTGGGGGTATCTGGAGCCTGAAAATGGTGTGTTACTCATATCGTTAAAGGTTTTACTGCAATCCTTACAGAGATAGCGTTGACGTGTTCTGTACTTTCCGTTTCTTTTTACAGATGTGCTGCCACAATGCACGCAAGCCATCCCGCTATTAAAACGGCTTTCCCGAATACGATTTAACAGCTTTGTTATCTTATCAGGTTCATCCGGGAAAAGGTCCCTTTTAAGAGCATTAAATAGCTCCAATTGGTCTTTATTTGATAGCTCGTTTGCCTTTTCATACAGCTTAGTCCACATTACCTAACGCCTCCCTGGACTGGATTATATCAACAGGGTGGTCAAAAAAGCAACAATCTATACGAAATCAGCGTTCTGAAAACATTAACACATAGCCACAAAAAAACCGGTGTTTTCACCGGTCTGCTTTTTGAAAGGCTTTAATATTTTCATAAAGATGAGGAACGTTTTGAAATGCATACAATTTCTGCTCAATCACACCATTTTTTAAAAATAATAAACACGGTACACTTTCGATTTCCGCTTCCTTTGCAAACTCTGGGATAAAATTAATATCAGTCTTTCCTAATGGAAGATTCTGCTCCAATTCCTCCACAACGTTCAGCATTTTTTCGGAAATATGACAGGTTCCGCACATAGGTGTATAAAGAAAGAGCAGATACGAACCGGTCTGATTTATTCTGGAAATAGCTTGTTCCCTATTTAGTAAATCCATTTAAAAAACATCCTTTTGCAGCAATAAAAATAATTTTGCGGACTAGATTGGAATAAACCTAGCGTCGACATCGATGTTAGCACTTAATAATATCGATGCCAAGTGATAAGTTGGGGCATTTGCCACTTCACGATACATTTTATCGATGTATAAATGTTGGGCTTCCGGAAATTCTCGTTTAAATAACCCTCGCAACTTTTCTCCGGCCTCATCTGCATCTACTAAGATGTAGACATCTTTGTCATATAAGGAATCAACTAATTCATCTAAACGCGTTAGACTCAAGGTTCCATTCGTGCAAATAATCTCGAGCGGTTCTCTAATAATTGATTCAACCTTTCGTTTATCTGAAGTCCCTTCTACAATCAAGACTTTATTCAGCTCTTCCTCCCACATGACCATCACCTTTTTACGTTAACTTAGTAAAGCTGCTTTCTCTTATTATACATAGGATTATATAGCGGTTGCTTGTATTTTTCATAAAATTCATGAAAACAAGACATTCCCCTATAAAAAGAAACAAAAGGAAAGCCATTCGATAGCTTTCCTTAACACCATCCACCTTCCTGGTCACAGTCTGTATATTTTGCATCAGGCTGGGCTACAGATGTATATTTTTGATAAATTTTCTGATTTTCCACTTCAAAATGGGAGGCAAGCTGAAAATTCGCCTTATCACTAGGAACCTTCATAGACCCTATTTTTTCATGATCTAAATAAAGATCAATATGGTTACCATGCAGTTTGCCAATAACCTGATCTGTAATATCTCTTTTTGATGA encodes the following:
- a CDS encoding aminoglycoside 6-adenylyltransferase, giving the protein MGLETKHKKRDLEIPRYRQKLLNAIEQDLLNDANVLSVFYGGSIGNQNTDLYSDIDLRIVVKDEVFDEYRLNKKERAKNWGKVLFYEDFPWATYSVAHYDSFIKVDSFYYKIKDIKPSVWLKNIKIVHDTTGLIEDVLEKSMGLSYKPSVQDIEIWRSKFFAYVHEAYRRVMRKEIYYALHCLDNLRLSMTTAWYMEAGIQPNTFGDWAKLEGKRSQLYDWQLSLLEQWFSSREPYEIIKVIQNIFPEFKRVHKSLCNKLGLEEDPEWVDEILNMV
- a CDS encoding DUF2268 domain-containing putative Zn-dependent protease (predicted Zn-dependent protease with a strongly conserved HExxH motif), giving the protein MIELKQVTPNEILSNRYRLDEYFREKFSLLVDENSWLTKWEHLVQRFQLHKFKDLSKQEISLLQWDTDQIKAKVEETVNNVNQHLIFNEIQITIVPALLLPFFKDQHQSLWTNAFTNGPGNIIIAIPPKPDIDFFQYLLAHELHHATPENPIYNLSFETFTLEEWYKMEGTAEYFSLSLYPDKRWWKDNFSNEVEVKYWSECKDYLKTTDDNIKSKLCFGSVKMGIPVFAGYSFALKLVSNFISTNQVKEIRQLFKVEPSVFIENYKRKIQ
- a CDS encoding thioredoxin family protein, whose protein sequence is MDLLNREQAISRINQTGSYLLFLYTPMCGTCHISEKMLNVVEELEQNLPLGKTDINFIPEFAKEAEIESVPCLLFLKNGVIEQKLYAFQNVPHLYENIKAFQKADR
- a CDS encoding toprim domain-containing protein: MWEEELNKVLIVEGTSDKRKVESIIREPLEIICTNGTLSLTRLDELVDSLYDKDVYILVDADEAGEKLRGLFKREFPEAQHLYIDKMYREVANAPTYHLASILLSANIDVDARFIPI
- a CDS encoding YusG family protein, with product MSLHSSKRDITDQVIGKLHGNHIDLYLDHEKIGSMKVPSDKANFQLASHFEVENQKIYQKYTSVAQPDAKYTDCDQEGGWC